The Hymenobacter oligotrophus genome segment TTGGGCGGCTAGGCAGAAGTAAGATGGAAAGTGCAGATTGGACCAGTAACTTCTTAGCGTATTAAAAGAAACGCCCCGCAACGTGAGTTGCGGGGCATTTCTATAGATGTTTATTGAACTTTCATGAGATGATAAACTCAATTATAAGATTGCATAATCAGTTAGTCAATATACTGGGTCTTTTCATTTGACAAGAAGTCTATTTCTTCAAATAAAAACTTGAAGTCCTCGAATACGGATGCATCTTCTTCTTGCTGAATTATTGTAGCGAATTCTGCTTTTTTCTTGTCGTTGATATTATAAACATCTTGAAAATCGGGAATATCTCTTAACATATCATGGCTTTTTAAAAACTCAGTTGGGAAGTAGTGTTCGATAGAAAAAAACTTAAATTCAGGTTTTGATTTAAGATAGACATCCTTTTCAATTGGGATTGGTAGCTTGATTGCATATACTTCGCATTCTTTATGTTTTTTGACTCGTTCATTTATTTGATTAAACAGCTCTTTCTTTAACCCACCATGGCATCTATTGCCTGCCATGTCATTATCGAATATGCCAATGATTACCTTGTCTTTATCTTGATTGCCGAGCATCTGAGCACCGATTGTCTCAAGAAAGTTCTTTAGCTCGTCAGCTCCACCAATATTATGTTTTACGCTTCCACATGAGCGTACACTCCAGTACGGATATTTGTTTCTGGTCAAAACATAGTTAGCTCGCTCGATGATTTCAGCATCGGTTTTGCCTTCTGTATATAACTCTACGCGCTTATAGCTTGATATATTTTCAAAGTTTGTAAATCTAAGCTTATCAGCAGTATTACTGACGTAAAAATTCATGCCTGCTAAGTATCGGTTCTTTTTAGATGCAAAATTTTCTTCATCTTTGATTGCATCCGAGTTTTTTGGATTAATCATATCAAGGCCTTTATCGAATAGCATTAAAAATAAGGGATTGTTAAGCATGTAAGTATTATCAAATAATTCTGATAACTTCTCGTTTGAATTTATCCGTTCTGAGTATAATACTAATGCTAAATTAAAAAGCTTATAATAAAGAGTCTCTCGTTGAATAACTTCTAGGCCATGAAGTTGTTGATTGTTTGTATGTTCATCTAATGACATTTTGCGTTTCTCGCTTTCCATTAATTCATCGAACGCTAATATGATTGGGTCTTTAAGAGTGATTGAATTAAAGTTTTTGAAGAAAAATAGCGCATTTATTAAAGCTATGCTTGGATATTGTAAGCCACTAAAAAAAGTTGATTTTTCATAAGATAGCCTGCTCATATTTTCTAAAGATTTTATCATGAGATCTAGAGCAGCTAAAGTTCCCTCTTTTCTAATATTCGCATCAGTTAACCATAATGCTTGTAGCAAATAGCCCATACCGGATGTGGCCATCAAGCAATCAGTTAATGTTTCATATTGCTTAACTTTTTTAATGACTTTTGATAGAAAGTCAGACATATCTTTAGTTCTACCAGCGTAGAATATCGACGTGTTCTGCCAATTGAACTCAGTAAATCTTTCGACTAGTTCATTTTCTAGTTCACGTTTTTGCTTAAATATTTCAAGTGAAGCATAATATTCCATAAAATAGTTATGTTTGAAGCACACGAAGCTGCCCTCATCTACAAACAACACACCAGTTCCTTGTGTCAAGGCATTGAAAAGTTCTGGGATATTCTTCTTTTCAATGGTCATGCTCCTGGCTGAGAAGAATAGCTCAATAAAAGCTTTGAATTCAGCTTCAGTTTGTGGTATCCTATCTTCTTGTGTTAAAATGTATAAAGCGTAGTGCGAAAGTATTCTTTCTTTTATGTTAATATCTAGGAATTCTAAGTTTGATTTCACCGTTGCTCTTCCTAGAAGGAAGATGTTGAAGTTGTCATATACATCGGTTACTGTCGCAGGGATTTCATATTGTTTCTCTTCATAAAGGATTGAAATAACAGATAGCGTTAAAGGGGTAACGGGAACTTTCTCAAGGATTTTATTATCTCTTAAAGATGATAATAATTTGTTAGCTTTATTTTCGTCAGATCTAAAGAAATTTTTAAGAAATAATTGTATTTGCTTAATAGAGAAGTCTTCTACGGTTACGTGTGTATACTCATTGAGTTCACAATCTTTTACTAGATGTTCATGGCTTCTCGTCGCAATAATAAATCTGCTGGATCCCTTGTCTCTAATAGCATCAAGATCTTTGAGAATAGTTTTTTGCTTGTCCTTATCGAGCTCGTCAATAGAATCTATCAATATTACTATAGTATAATCACTAAAAAGCTTTTCAAGGTCGAAAAACTTATAAACGTTTAATAAAATTGATTGTACTGATTTATTTATATCAAAATCATTGCTAATTAAATCAGATTGCTTTACAAAAATTGGTATATTTTTATGAGGTGTCTCCTTGCTATTTTCAATGATTAAGCTTTTGCCAATATGCTGCAATAGTGTGGACTTACCAGTTCCTGCCTCTCCTGAAACAATATATGAGCCAGATTTTATTATTTTTTCAAAGCTAAATTTTCTCTTTATAGGCCTTTTAGCTTCTTTGTCTTCAATGTATATGCAAAGTGTAGGCTCTACAAAAATATCAAGCAAATTTTGGTATTTGTCGTCTAATTTTAAAAGGTTTCTTAATTCAAAATCTGATCGAGAAGAAGTTATGTAGTATTCTTCGTATGGTTTTATAAAGATGTCAGAATGTGACCAAAATCCGTTATAATGTTTGTCAATTGTTTCAATTATATTGTTTCTCGACCAGAAAACTATTCTAGTGTTTGGAAACTTTTTAAGCAGTAACTCTTTGAAATAATTTGATATTTCAGTGCCGCTTGAGGTGAATTTTGAAATTACAATAAATATGGAATCAAAGTTTTCTTTAGCTAGTGCTGATACTCTTGTTTCAATTACATCATTCTTGCCTTTGACCTTCTCTGTTATTGGAACAAAGCATAATTTCTGTTCTCCTAAAGAGTCCTTTTGAATGCATATAACAGAGCCATCTTGTTTTCTGTTAATATCTTGAAGACCCATATTTGCTAATACGGTTTCCAAGATTTTGCCTAATTCATCAATTGAATTAATATTCTCGATTATGTTAACCTTGTCCTGTTGCATTTATTTTTGAATTTTTTTATCAATGAAGGGTTTATGGAACGTTATGAGCTTTGGTTGCTTTGGGAGTTAGTTGAAAAACAGGTCAATGCGTTAAAAATCAGATTTGCTATTGGTGTCAAGATGTATTTTGGCCGAAAAGATAATAATTAGATCAATGATATGTATAGTGTTTGGGCATTCAATTTGTGTTTTGGAAGCTTCATGCCTCTCCGAAGATGATAGTTTTATATGAAGCAATTATGTGAATGTATGGAAGGCAAATGCCAGCCAACTTTAAAAGAAGAATCTTATTAAGGGCTGGCTTAGGGCAGCAGGAGAGAAATGCCCGCACCGAAAGCAGGTAAGCGGCTATGCGCTTGGGGTAAGTGGGGCCGCTCAAATATGCTGCTATGAAAATCAATGAATTGTTGATGGTGTAGCCACCATACCGTCTGCCCTGTGCACAGTTGGGATTTTTCTGGTGATGAAGCCTACCAGTGACATATGAATGCCCAAATTTCAGCAACCCTCAACCATCACTACGCTAACATTGCAATGCTACTTCCTGGAAGGAGCGCATTATTCATAAATTTTAGCTGCTTCGGCTATGATGTTCCATCCGTCATCACTCACGCGGCTGACCACATCTGACGCCTTCTGAAGAGCAAAAATCCTGGCAGTGAAGCTGCCGGGATTTTTGCTTTGTATTGGCTCTGCGCCGTTAGCCGCTAAGCCTTCTTGTTACTGGTTCTCGGGGCCGGCTTTTTGTTGCTGGGCTTGGCCGTGGTGGCCGGGAAGCCGCGCTCTTTCATCAGCGCATCCACTTTCGGGTCGCGGCCGCGGAACTTGCGGTAGGCTTCGGCGGGGTCAACGGTGTTGCCTACCGAGAACACGTGCTTGGTCAGGCGCTGGCCCACGGCTTTGTCGTAGGCGCCACCGGCTTCGGTGAAGGCGCTGAAGCCATCGGCCGCCAGCACCTGCGACCAGAGGTAGCCGTAGTAGCCGGCCGCGTAGCCTTCGCCCGAAAACACGTGGCCGAACTGCGGCGTGCGGTGGCGCATCACAATCTCCTTGGGCATGCCCAGCTCGGCCAGGGTTTCGCGCTCAAACTTGTCGGGGTCAATCTTTTGGTCGCCGGCCAGGTGCAGCTTCATGTCGATGAGGGCGCTGCCCAGGAACTCCGTGGTTTCGAAGCCTTGGTTAAAGGTCGAGGCCTTTTCGATGCGGTCGACGAGCTCCTGCGGAATGGGCTTGCCGGTTTTGTAGTGCAGGGCAAAGCGCTGCAGCACCTGCGGCGTGGGCAGCCAGTTTTCGAGGATCTGCGAGGGGAACTCCACGTAGTCGCGCAGCACGCTGGTGCCCGAGAGCGAGGGGTACGTCACGTTCGACGACAGGCCGTGCAAGGCGTGGCCGAACTCGTGGAACAAGGTGCTGGCGTCGGTCCAGGAAATCAGCGTCGGTTCGCCGTCCTTGCCCTTCACAAAGTTCGAGTTGTTCGATACGATGGTCGTCACCTCGCCGTCGAGGCGCTCCTGCTTGCGGTAGGCGTTCATCCAGGCGCCGGAGCGTTTGCCGGGGCGGGCGTACGGGTCGAAATACCACAGGCCCACGTGCTTGCCCGAGGTCTTGTCTTTCACCTCCCACACTTTCACATCGGGGTGGTACACGGGCACGTTGGTTACGGGCACGAAGGTGAAGTTGAACAGCTCGCCGGCTACCCAAAACATGCCCTCGCGCATTTTATCGAGCTGCAGGTATTGCTGCACTTCGTTCTGGTCGAGGTCGTAGCGGGCTTTGCGCACTTTCTCGGCGTAGTAGCGGTAGTCCCAGGGCTCAATCGTGATGTTGGCGCCTTCCTTGTTGGCTACGGCCTGCATGTCGGCTACTTCCTCGCGCACGCGGGCCACGGCGGGTTTCCATACGTCCTCCATCAGCTTCATAGCTGCTTCGGGCGTTTTGGCCATGGTGTTGTCGAGGCGCCAGTGGGCGTAGGTTTTGTAGCCCAGCAGCTTGGAGCGCTCGGCGCGCAGCGGCAGAATCTGGGTGATGAGGGCGTTATTGTCGCGGGCGCCGCCGTTGTCGCCGCGGTTGTAGAACATGCGCCAGGCCTTCTCGCGCAGCTTGCGCTGGTCGGAGTAGGTCAGGAAGGGCTCCACCGATGAGCGGGTGTTCACGATGAGGCCCGCGCCCTGCACCTTGCGCGCCGCGGCGGCGTTGGCCGCATCGGCCTGCAACGAGGCGGGCAGGCCGCCTAGGTCGGCCGGGGTTTTCAGCACCAGCACCGAGTCGGTTTCGTCGGCCAGCAGGTTCTGCGAAAAGCGGGTGTAGAGGTTGGCCAGCTCCTGGTTGATTTTGGAGAGGCGGGCTTTGGCGGTGGCATCGAGCTTGGCGCCGGCCCGCACAAAGTTGTTGTAGTACACCCAGGTAAGGCGCTGCTGCTCGGGCGTCAGCTTCTTCTTGTCGGGCGCGTTGTACACCGCCTCAATGCGCTTAAACAGGGCAGCGTTCTGGTTTATCTGGTCGCTGAACGCGGCCATCTTCGGGGCCATTTCGCGCTGCACGGCCTGCACCTCGGGCGTGCTCAGCGTGCCCGACCAAATGCCGTACACCGTCTGCACTTCGTCGAGGCGCTGGCCGGCGCGCTCCAGGGCGCCAATGGTGTTGTCGAAGGTGGCGGGTTGCTTGTTATCGGCAATGGCCTGAATCTCGCGCAGGTTTTCGGCCATGGCGGCTTCCAAGGCGGGTTTGAAGTGTTCCACCTTCACTTTATCGAAGGGCGGCACGCCGCCGTAGGGGCCGGCCCAGCCCGCCAACAAAGGATTGGCCGCCGTGGCTGAGGCGGCTGGTTGCGCGGTTTGGGCCAAGCTGGACATAGGCACGACAGCCGTAAGCTGCAGAGTAAAGAGGGAGCCGGCGAGCAGCAGGCGGGTGGGGAAAGGGCGGAAATCGGGCATAGGAGTGAGGCCGGCATTAAGGCCAGCCTAGGCTAAAGTACAGCAAAGCGGCCGAAAGGCGCAGTGCTGTGAAGTACGAACAGAAGAACGGCCCTAGAGCTAGAAAGCTAGTTACCCTCCTCATGTGAATTCCGCGGCTTGAGCGGCGTGGGCTAGGGGGGGTAACTGACCGTTGTTCACCTAGGGCGTCATGCAGAGGCAGTAATCGAACCGCAGGTCAGCGTAGCGAAGCATCGCTCCCGCTTCGTTGCATTCCCTAGGTCGTCATGACGAGCGCAGCCGAGACATCTCGCCGGATAGTAATTACTCTCGGGCGTCAGCAGGCGAGATGTCTCGACAAGCTCGACATGACGTTCTTAGTTGAGTTGTTCTGCATCAGCACGCGAGATTCCTCGCCAAGCTCGGAATGACGTTCCATGTTGAGTGCAACGAAGCGGGAGCGATGCTTCGCTACGCTGACCTGCGGTTCGGCCGGGCTCAGCAGGACGGTCTAGGTGGTGTTTTAGCAAAATCCAAACACGCTCCTAAGGCCTAGAGTGGTTCCCTGCGCGCCGGGGGCTATCATTCCATTCTTACCTACGCCAGCCAGCCACAATCGGCCAACACGGCTTGCTTATTTAGGGCTGAGCAACACAAAGGTCCCGGCTCATTGCCTGGGCCTTTGGCATCCTAGGTTAGGTTCCGGAAAGGGTCTATCCTCGGTGTCAGCTCTGTTGCC includes the following:
- a CDS encoding NACHT domain-containing protein is translated as MQQDKVNIIENINSIDELGKILETVLANMGLQDINRKQDGSVICIQKDSLGEQKLCFVPITEKVKGKNDVIETRVSALAKENFDSIFIVISKFTSSGTEISNYFKELLLKKFPNTRIVFWSRNNIIETIDKHYNGFWSHSDIFIKPYEEYYITSSRSDFELRNLLKLDDKYQNLLDIFVEPTLCIYIEDKEAKRPIKRKFSFEKIIKSGSYIVSGEAGTGKSTLLQHIGKSLIIENSKETPHKNIPIFVKQSDLISNDFDINKSVQSILLNVYKFFDLEKLFSDYTIVILIDSIDELDKDKQKTILKDLDAIRDKGSSRFIIATRSHEHLVKDCELNEYTHVTVEDFSIKQIQLFLKNFFRSDENKANKLLSSLRDNKILEKVPVTPLTLSVISILYEEKQYEIPATVTDVYDNFNIFLLGRATVKSNLEFLDINIKERILSHYALYILTQEDRIPQTEAEFKAFIELFFSARSMTIEKKNIPELFNALTQGTGVLFVDEGSFVCFKHNYFMEYYASLEIFKQKRELENELVERFTEFNWQNTSIFYAGRTKDMSDFLSKVIKKVKQYETLTDCLMATSGMGYLLQALWLTDANIRKEGTLAALDLMIKSLENMSRLSYEKSTFFSGLQYPSIALINALFFFKNFNSITLKDPIILAFDELMESEKRKMSLDEHTNNQQLHGLEVIQRETLYYKLFNLALVLYSERINSNEKLSELFDNTYMLNNPLFLMLFDKGLDMINPKNSDAIKDEENFASKKNRYLAGMNFYVSNTADKLRFTNFENISSYKRVELYTEGKTDAEIIERANYVLTRNKYPYWSVRSCGSVKHNIGGADELKNFLETIGAQMLGNQDKDKVIIGIFDNDMAGNRCHGGLKKELFNQINERVKKHKECEVYAIKLPIPIEKDVYLKSKPEFKFFSIEHYFPTEFLKSHDMLRDIPDFQDVYNINDKKKAEFATIIQQEEDASVFEDFKFLFEEIDFLSNEKTQYID
- a CDS encoding M3 family metallopeptidase, producing MPDFRPFPTRLLLAGSLFTLQLTAVVPMSSLAQTAQPAASATAANPLLAGWAGPYGGVPPFDKVKVEHFKPALEAAMAENLREIQAIADNKQPATFDNTIGALERAGQRLDEVQTVYGIWSGTLSTPEVQAVQREMAPKMAAFSDQINQNAALFKRIEAVYNAPDKKKLTPEQQRLTWVYYNNFVRAGAKLDATAKARLSKINQELANLYTRFSQNLLADETDSVLVLKTPADLGGLPASLQADAANAAAARKVQGAGLIVNTRSSVEPFLTYSDQRKLREKAWRMFYNRGDNGGARDNNALITQILPLRAERSKLLGYKTYAHWRLDNTMAKTPEAAMKLMEDVWKPAVARVREEVADMQAVANKEGANITIEPWDYRYYAEKVRKARYDLDQNEVQQYLQLDKMREGMFWVAGELFNFTFVPVTNVPVYHPDVKVWEVKDKTSGKHVGLWYFDPYARPGKRSGAWMNAYRKQERLDGEVTTIVSNNSNFVKGKDGEPTLISWTDASTLFHEFGHALHGLSSNVTYPSLSGTSVLRDYVEFPSQILENWLPTPQVLQRFALHYKTGKPIPQELVDRIEKASTFNQGFETTEFLGSALIDMKLHLAGDQKIDPDKFERETLAELGMPKEIVMRHRTPQFGHVFSGEGYAAGYYGYLWSQVLAADGFSAFTEAGGAYDKAVGQRLTKHVFSVGNTVDPAEAYRKFRGRDPKVDALMKERGFPATTAKPSNKKPAPRTSNKKA